Proteins encoded within one genomic window of Oncorhynchus masou masou isolate Uvic2021 chromosome 1, UVic_Omas_1.1, whole genome shotgun sequence:
- the mafa gene encoding transcription factor Maf, translated as MASELAMSNSDLPTSPLAMEYVNDFDLMKFEVKKEPVEPDRNISQCSRLIAGGSLSSTPMSTPCSSVPPSPSFSSPSPGSGSEQKAHLEDFYWMSGYQPQLNPEALGFSPEDAVEALINSSHQLQSFDGYARGQQFAGGAGGGGTMGGEEMGSAAAVVSAVIAAAAAQNGGPHHHHHHHNGGHHHQSPGVSSNGSSGGNHPHMGHLDDRFSDDQLVGMSVRELNRQLRGVSKEEVIRLKQKRRTLKNRGYAQSCRYKRVQQRHVLEGEKTQLVQQVDHLKAEISRLARERDAYKEKYEKLISNGFRENGSSSDNNPSSPEFFMSSRKFLHL; from the coding sequence ATGGCATCAGAACTGGCAATGAGCAACTCCGACCTGCCCACCAGTCCCCTGGCCATGGAATATGTTAATGACTTCGATCTGATGAAGTTTGAAGTGAAAAAGGAGCCGGTGGAGCCCGATCGCAACATCAGCCAGTGCAGCCGCCTTATCGCCGGGGGATCCTTGTCTTCCACCCCGATGAGCACGCCTTGCAGCTCGGTGCCCCCTTCTCCAAGCTTCTCGTCGCCCAGTCCGGGGTCGGGGAGCGAACAGAAGGCACACTTGGAGGATTTCTACTGGATGTCCGGTTATCAACCGCAGTTGAATCCGGAGGCGCTGGGCTTCAGCCCCGAAGACGCAGTTGAGGCGCTGATCAACAGCAGTCACCAGCTCCAGTCCTTCGATGGCTATGCTAGAGGGCAGCAGTTTGCCGGTGGAGCCGGAGGAGGAGGCACCATGGGCGGGGAAGAGATGGGCTCTGCCGCGGCGGTGGTGTCCGCAGTTATCGCCGCCGCAGCAGCCCAGAACGGggggccccaccaccaccatcaccaccacaacgGCGGCCACCATCACCAATCACCTGGGGTCTCGTCCAACGGCAGCTCCGGAGGAAACCACCCACACATGGGACATTTGGACGACAGGTTTTCGGACGACCAGCTGGTGGGCATGTCGGTGCGGGAGCTCAACCGGCAGCTACGGGgagtcagcaaggaagaagtgaTCCGGCTGAAACAGAAGAGGAGGACCCTAAAGAACAGAGGCTATGCGCAGTCCTGCCGCTACAAGCGGGTGCAGCAACGGCACGTCCTGGAGGGCGAGAAGACGCAGCTCGTCCAGCAAGTCGACCACCTCAAGGCGGAGATCTCCAGGCTGGCCCGGGAGAGGGACGCATACAAAGAAAAATATGAGAAGCTCATCAGCAACGGCTTCAGAGAAAATGGATCCAGCAGTGACAACAACCCTTCCTCCCCGGAGTTTTTCAT